One Ilumatobacter fluminis genomic window, CAAGAGCGCCAGCAGCGGCTTCCAGGCCGCTCGGGATGGGGTGGTACTCGAAGGCTCGCTCACGCTCCGACCACCGTACCCAGGGATGGGCCGGTCCTAACCGTCGGAAGTCTCGTTCGTCCGACGATGCTCCGCGCGTCCCGCTCGTGCGGCGAGTTCGGCCCGCACCTCGTCGGTGTGTTCACCCAGGTTCGGCCCGACGTCGCGCACCGAGCCCGGCGTGCGGGAGAACCTCGGCACGATGCCGTTCATCGGTGTCTCGAAGCCGGCGCGGGCGGTCCGGCGCACGACCATGTCGCGGGCGAGATAGTGCGGGTCGGTGATCATGTCGGGCGCGGTGTAGACGCGTCCGGCGGGTACGCCGTGTTCGGCGAGGAGCGCGAGGAGGTCGGCCGATGTGCGGGTCGATGCCCAGTCGGCGACGATCCGGTCGAGTTCGTCGGCGTTGCGCCCCCTCGGCCCGTGTTCGGCGAACCGGTCGTCGGTCGACAGGTCGGTGCCCGCGAGATCGGGCGCCATCGCTGCGGCCAGGCGCCGGAACACCGTGTCGGCGTTGGCGGCGATCAGCACCTCTGATCCATCGGCACAGGGATAGGCGTTGGCGGGGGCGACGCCCGGCAGGACGCCACCGGATCGCTGGCGGACGACTCCGCCGACCTCGTAGTCGACCATCGTCGACTCCATCAACGAGGCAACGGCCTCGTAGATCGCCACGTCGACGCTCTGCCCGACGCCGCTCCGCTCTCGCTCGTGCAGCGCCGCGAGTGCGCCCATCACCGCGTGCATGGCGGCGAGCGAGTCGCCGAGACTGATGCCGCATCGGGCCGGTGGGCGATCGGGGTCGCCGGTCGTGTGTCGGATGCCGCCGACCGCCTCGCCGATCGATCCGAACCCGGCCTCGGCGGCTCGCGGTCCGGTCTGACCGAACCCAGAGACGTGGACGACGATGACGCCGGGGTTGGTGCTGCGCAGGGTCTCGTCGTCGAGACCGAACTCGGCGAGACGGCCGGGCCGGAAGTTCTCGAGCACGATGTCGGCGGTGTCGGCCAGCGCCCGGACGAAGGCGAGCCCGTCGGGGTCGTGGAGATCGGCGACGACCGACCGCTTGTTGCGAGCGATCGCGGGCCACCACAGGCTGTCGCCGTCGTCGGTGGTCACACCCCACGAACGCATCGGGTCGCCCGTGCCGGGGTTTTCGATCTTGATCACGTCGGCGCCGTAGTCGCCGAACAGCTGGCCGGCGAACGGGCCGGCGATGAAGCTGCCGAGTTCGAGGACCCGGATGCCCTCGAGCGGGCCGGCCGAAGACGGTGCGATCGACATGCCAATTGCATACAACTCGACTGCGCCCAAGCGCAACAACTCGCCGAGCATCAGCGACTGTAACGACTCTGTCGGTCGGCCGCTTGACGTCGATGCAGCAATTGCGCACAATCCAGACATGAACGAGTTCGAGTTCCGGGGGATCAATCACCTCGCGCTGGTGTGCGAGGACATGGGCCGCACGGTCGACTTCTACGAGGGCGTGCTCGGCATGCCGCTCACGAAGACGATCCAGCTGCCCGGGGGAGGCCAGCACTTCTTCTTCGACTGCGGGGGCGGCGACTCGCTCGCGTTCTTCTGGTTCCCCGACGCGCCGGCGCGCGCACCCGGCATCGCATCCCCGGCGGGTCGGGTCGACCGCGGCGACTTCGTGACCGCCCACGGCTCGATGAACCATGTCGCCTTCGACGTGCCGGCCGAGCGCATCGACGAGTACGTCGAGCGCCTGCGCGCCGCCGGCGTCGACTGCACCGACGTCGCCAACCATGACGACTCCGAGTTCGGGATCGCCGCCGAACCCCACGACGGGGTGTTCGTCCGCTCGATCTACTTCATGGACCCCGACGGCATCCTGCTCGAGTTCGCCGCGTGGCAACGCCGGCTGACCACCGACGACGTCCGCCACGCGCCGGCTCGACCGATCTCGGCCTGAACCGTGCCGCGCCTCGATCCCGTCTCCCGCGCCGACAACACCGACCCGCTCGTCGAGTCGATGTACGGCCTCCTGTTCGGCGACCGCGACCCGGCGGTCGAGCCCGGCACCGCGACGGGGACACCCGGCGACTGGTGGACCGTCTTCGCCAACGACACCAAGGTCTTCGAACACGCCATCCAGGGCTTCGGCGTGTACCGATCGGTCAGCATCGACCCGATACTGCGCGAGTGGGCACAAGCCCGCGCCGGGTACGCGACCCAGAGCCAGTTCGTGTTCTCCCAGCACTGCAAGGCGCTGCGCGGCCTCGGCGCGACCGAGGAGCAGATCGCTGCGATCCCCCACTGGTCGGCAGCCGACTGCTTCGGAGAGGTCGACCGGCTCGTCCTGGCCTACACCGACTGTCTCGTCTACGACCTCGGCCGCGTGCCCGACGCCCTGTTCGACCGGTTGCGTGGACACTTCTCCGACCGAGAGCTGCTCGAACTCACTTATGTTGCGTCGCTCTACATGATGCACGGCGTCATGTCGCGCGCGTTGCGCACCGAGTGGGACGACGTCGACGAGCGGGTCACCGAGGTTTTCGTCGACGATGCCGACGACGACCTGCTCCGCATCTCTGCCGATGACGTCGAGAGCAGCGACGGCGAGGCCGGATGACCGACAGCTTCGCCACCGCCACCTCGAACGACGTCGCCCGCGTCTACGACGGGGTGCGGCGGGGCATCGTCGAGGGCGACTTCCTGCCGGGCACGCGTCTCGTGGAGCAACGACTCGCCGAGCTGTTCGACTGCTCACGCACACCGGTGCGCGAAGCGGTACGCCGTCTCGAATCGGAAGGGCTCGTCGTCGTCGAACGCAACCGCGGGGCACGCGTCCGTCCGTTGTCGGAGCACGAGATCGCCGACCTGTACGACGTGCGCGCCCGGCTCGAGGGGTATGCAGCGTCGCTGGCGGCGACGCGCCACGAGCACGCCGACCTGATCGGGCTCCGCAGCGC contains:
- a CDS encoding CaiB/BaiF CoA transferase family protein codes for the protein MSIAPSSAGPLEGIRVLELGSFIAGPFAGQLFGDYGADVIKIENPGTGDPMRSWGVTTDDGDSLWWPAIARNKRSVVADLHDPDGLAFVRALADTADIVLENFRPGRLAEFGLDDETLRSTNPGVIVVHVSGFGQTGPRAAEAGFGSIGEAVGGIRHTTGDPDRPPARCGISLGDSLAAMHAVMGALAALHERERSGVGQSVDVAIYEAVASLMESTMVDYEVGGVVRQRSGGVLPGVAPANAYPCADGSEVLIAANADTVFRRLAAAMAPDLAGTDLSTDDRFAEHGPRGRNADELDRIVADWASTRTSADLLALLAEHGVPAGRVYTAPDMITDPHYLARDMVVRRTARAGFETPMNGIVPRFSRTPGSVRDVGPNLGEHTDEVRAELAARAGRAEHRRTNETSDG
- a CDS encoding VOC family protein, with protein sequence MNEFEFRGINHLALVCEDMGRTVDFYEGVLGMPLTKTIQLPGGGQHFFFDCGGGDSLAFFWFPDAPARAPGIASPAGRVDRGDFVTAHGSMNHVAFDVPAERIDEYVERLRAAGVDCTDVANHDDSEFGIAAEPHDGVFVRSIYFMDPDGILLEFAAWQRRLTTDDVRHAPARPISA
- a CDS encoding carboxymuconolactone decarboxylase family protein: MPRLDPVSRADNTDPLVESMYGLLFGDRDPAVEPGTATGTPGDWWTVFANDTKVFEHAIQGFGVYRSVSIDPILREWAQARAGYATQSQFVFSQHCKALRGLGATEEQIAAIPHWSAADCFGEVDRLVLAYTDCLVYDLGRVPDALFDRLRGHFSDRELLELTYVASLYMMHGVMSRALRTEWDDVDERVTEVFVDDADDDLLRISADDVESSDGEAG